From Corynebacterium frankenforstense DSM 45800, the proteins below share one genomic window:
- a CDS encoding flavodoxin domain-containing protein has protein sequence MPATDPAADPAADAASGAPAVADVFFATTYGSTRRYAEELAARLGTVARPLDEARAIDLSASDAPLVVASPTFGPQIEAADFLAEAETGARPAAAVAVGMSLPDSARERDQMAGKLRARPDVARFYLPGRLFYSEISRAHRAVMWGVIRALKAKPRKSDNDRAMIAAYDRDVDQVDLAELDAVEAWVRAHAAH, from the coding sequence GTGCCCGCAACCGACCCCGCAGCCGATCCCGCAGCCGACGCCGCCTCCGGCGCCCCAGCCGTCGCCGACGTCTTCTTCGCCACCACCTACGGCTCCACCCGCCGCTACGCCGAGGAGCTCGCCGCCCGACTGGGCACCGTGGCCCGCCCGCTCGACGAGGCCCGCGCGATCGACCTGAGCGCCTCGGACGCCCCGCTCGTGGTCGCCTCGCCGACCTTCGGCCCGCAGATCGAGGCCGCCGACTTCCTCGCCGAGGCCGAGACCGGCGCCCGCCCGGCCGCCGCGGTCGCCGTGGGCATGTCGCTGCCGGACTCCGCGCGCGAGCGCGACCAGATGGCCGGCAAGCTGCGCGCCCGCCCGGACGTCGCCCGCTTCTACCTGCCGGGCAGGCTGTTCTACTCCGAGATCAGCCGCGCCCACCGCGCCGTGATGTGGGGCGTGATCCGCGCGCTGAAGGCCAAGCCGCGCAAGTCCGACAACGACCGCGCGATGATCGCCGCCTACGACCGCGACGTCGACCAGGTCGACCTCGCCGAGCTCGACGCCGTCGAGGCGTGGGTGCGCGCGCACGCCGCGCACTGA
- a CDS encoding 3-deoxy-7-phosphoheptulonate synthase gives MSSPVSLDHPASTTNRRVLAFHSLPSPAKIQSEHPLGARAQAQVERDRQEIADAFAGEDDRLTVIVGPCSIHDPVAALDYANRLSPLAARLADELKVVMRVYFEKPRTTVGWKGLINDPDLNGTFDIPRGVRLARQVLTEVVTLGLPAACEFLEPNSPQYYSDAVAWGAIGARTTESQVHRQLASGMSMPIGFKNGTDGNVQVAVDAVAAAAQPHTFFGTSDDGELAVVETAGNDHCHIILRGGTGGPNYEAGAVDRALQRLPEKRPKRLMIDASHANSGKDHVRQADVVRDIAAQVAAGGGHGSAIAGVMMESFLVPGAQKIDPARLKANGGEGLVYGQSVTDACMGMDVTVDLLGELAAAVRARRTVRD, from the coding sequence ATGAGCAGCCCGGTCTCCCTCGACCACCCGGCATCGACGACCAACCGCCGCGTGCTGGCCTTCCACTCCCTGCCCAGCCCCGCCAAGATCCAGTCCGAGCACCCGCTCGGCGCCCGCGCCCAGGCGCAGGTCGAGCGCGACCGCCAGGAGATCGCGGACGCCTTCGCCGGGGAGGACGACCGCCTCACGGTGATCGTCGGGCCGTGTTCGATCCACGACCCGGTCGCCGCGCTCGACTACGCCAACCGGCTCAGCCCGCTGGCCGCGCGGCTGGCCGACGAGCTGAAGGTCGTCATGCGCGTCTACTTCGAGAAGCCGCGCACCACCGTCGGCTGGAAGGGCCTGATCAACGACCCGGACCTCAACGGCACCTTCGACATCCCGCGCGGGGTGCGCCTGGCCCGCCAGGTCCTCACCGAGGTCGTCACCCTGGGCCTGCCGGCCGCCTGCGAGTTCCTCGAGCCCAACAGCCCGCAGTACTACTCGGACGCGGTCGCCTGGGGCGCGATCGGCGCGCGCACCACCGAGAGCCAGGTGCACCGCCAGCTGGCCAGCGGCATGTCGATGCCCATCGGCTTCAAGAACGGCACCGACGGCAACGTCCAGGTCGCCGTCGACGCGGTGGCCGCGGCCGCGCAGCCGCACACCTTCTTCGGCACCTCCGACGACGGTGAGCTCGCCGTCGTCGAGACCGCCGGCAACGACCACTGCCACATCATCCTGCGCGGCGGCACCGGCGGGCCGAACTACGAGGCCGGCGCCGTGGACCGCGCCCTGCAGCGCCTCCCCGAAAAGCGGCCGAAGCGGCTGATGATCGACGCCTCGCACGCCAACTCCGGCAAGGACCACGTCCGCCAGGCCGACGTGGTGCGCGACATCGCCGCCCAGGTCGCCGCGGGCGGCGGCCACGGCTCGGCGATCGCCGGGGTCATGATGGAGTCCTTCCTGGTCCCCGGCGCCCAGAAGATCGACCCGGCGCGGCTGAAGGCCAACGGGGGAGAGGGCCTGGTCTACGGCCAGTCGGTCACCGACGCCTGCATGGGCATGGACGTCACCGTCGACCTGCTCGGCGAACTGGCCGCGGCGGTGCGCGCCCGCCGGACGGTGCGCGACTAG
- a CDS encoding isoprenyl transferase — translation MNFSPRRLLYPLYERRLERELKGLPQPRHVAVMCDGNRRWAREAGFDDVSHGHRVGAKKIGEMVRWCVDTQVEIITVYLLSTENLRREPEELTMLYDIIAEVVAELAQKENNCRLRLVGHLDLLPEAISRRLSDAAAETEGNDGVTVNVAVGYGGRQEIVDAVHALIDEEVAAGTPAGELAEKVSVESISHHLYTRGQPDPDLVIRTSGEQRLSGFLLWQAAYSEIWFTDTYWPAFRRIDFLRALREYSKRSRRFGR, via the coding sequence GTGAACTTCTCCCCGCGCAGGCTGCTCTACCCCCTCTACGAGCGCCGTCTCGAGCGCGAGCTCAAGGGGCTGCCGCAGCCCCGGCACGTGGCCGTCATGTGCGACGGCAACCGCCGCTGGGCCCGGGAGGCCGGTTTCGACGACGTCAGCCACGGCCACCGCGTCGGGGCGAAGAAGATCGGCGAGATGGTGCGCTGGTGCGTCGACACGCAGGTCGAGATCATCACGGTCTACCTGCTGAGCACCGAGAACCTGCGCCGCGAGCCCGAAGAGCTCACGATGCTCTACGACATCATCGCCGAGGTCGTCGCCGAGCTCGCCCAGAAGGAGAACAACTGCCGGCTGCGCCTCGTCGGCCACCTGGACCTGCTGCCCGAGGCGATCTCGCGCCGGCTCAGCGACGCCGCCGCGGAGACCGAGGGCAACGACGGGGTGACCGTCAACGTCGCCGTCGGCTACGGCGGGCGCCAGGAGATCGTCGACGCCGTGCACGCGCTCATCGACGAGGAGGTCGCCGCGGGCACCCCGGCCGGGGAGCTCGCGGAGAAGGTCTCCGTCGAGTCGATCTCGCACCACCTCTACACCCGCGGCCAGCCGGACCCGGACCTGGTCATCCGCACCTCCGGCGAGCAGCGCCTCTCCGGCTTCCTGCTCTGGCAGGCCGCCTACTCGGAGATCTGGTTCACCGACACCTACTGGCCGGCCTTCCGCCGCATCGACTTCCTGCGCGCCCTGCGCGAGTACTCCAAGCGCTCGCGCCGCTTCGGCCGCTGA
- the mca gene encoding mycothiol conjugate amidase Mca, which yields MSATRLLAIHAHPDDESSKGAATLARYADEGHPTTVLTCTGGERGDILNPAMDRPGIKENMVSVRREEMAQAVAALGVDHVWLGHVDSGLPQGDPLPPLPEGCFALDDSEEVTREVVKVIRTLRPHVIITYDENGGYPHPDHLKVHEVSMTAWDKAGRSDYAPELGAPWAPLKLYYTHGFVRQRLELFHNLLIEQGLPSPYEPMLARWKAHDADIMARVTTQVRCDDYFTNRDAALRAHATQIDPAGAFLATPPEVQARLWPTEEFELAQTRVSTDIPEDDLFAGISDDVAEADAQEAAARARL from the coding sequence GTGAGTGCCACCCGGCTTCTGGCCATCCACGCCCATCCGGACGACGAGTCGTCCAAGGGTGCGGCCACCCTCGCCCGCTACGCCGACGAGGGCCACCCGACGACGGTGCTCACGTGCACCGGCGGGGAACGCGGCGACATCCTCAACCCGGCCATGGACCGCCCGGGGATCAAGGAGAACATGGTCTCGGTGCGCCGCGAGGAGATGGCCCAGGCCGTCGCCGCGCTCGGCGTGGACCACGTCTGGCTCGGCCACGTCGACTCGGGTCTGCCGCAGGGCGACCCGCTGCCGCCGCTGCCGGAGGGCTGCTTCGCCCTCGACGACAGCGAGGAGGTCACCCGCGAGGTGGTCAAGGTCATCCGCACGCTGCGTCCGCACGTGATCATCACCTACGACGAGAACGGCGGCTACCCGCACCCGGACCACCTGAAGGTCCACGAGGTCTCCATGACCGCCTGGGACAAGGCCGGCCGCTCCGACTACGCCCCGGAGCTCGGCGCGCCGTGGGCGCCGCTGAAGCTGTACTACACGCACGGCTTCGTCCGCCAGCGCCTCGAGCTCTTCCACAACCTGCTCATCGAGCAGGGCCTGCCCAGCCCGTACGAGCCGATGCTGGCCCGCTGGAAGGCGCACGACGCCGACATCATGGCGCGCGTGACCACCCAGGTGCGCTGCGACGACTACTTCACCAACCGCGACGCCGCCCTGCGCGCCCACGCCACCCAGATCGACCCGGCCGGCGCGTTCCTGGCCACCCCGCCCGAGGTGCAGGCCCGCCTGTGGCCCACGGAGGAGTTCGAGCTGGCCCAGACCCGCGTGAGCACCGACATCCCCGAGGACGACCTCTTCGCGGGCATCTCCGACGACGTCGCGGAGGCCGACGCCCAGGAGGCCGCGGCCCGCGCCCGGCTCTGA
- the greA gene encoding transcription elongation factor GreA — protein sequence MADGQQQYITPETKAKLEEELQNLIDHRPVVAAEINERREEGDLKENAGYDAAREMQDQEEARIKKISEILANSTTERSAVVEGVANVGCVVHVYYNGDESDKETFLIGTRAAASDNKDLETYSEQSPLGAAILGASEGETREYTAPNGRTISVTIESAAPYDSIKAATPRQS from the coding sequence ATGGCAGACGGTCAGCAGCAGTACATCACCCCCGAGACCAAGGCGAAGCTCGAGGAGGAGCTGCAGAACCTCATCGACCACCGCCCCGTGGTCGCCGCCGAGATCAACGAGCGCCGCGAGGAGGGCGACCTCAAGGAGAACGCCGGTTACGACGCCGCGCGTGAGATGCAGGACCAGGAGGAGGCCCGCATCAAGAAGATCTCCGAGATCCTCGCCAACTCCACCACCGAGCGCTCCGCCGTCGTCGAGGGCGTGGCCAACGTCGGCTGCGTCGTGCACGTCTACTACAACGGCGACGAGAGCGACAAGGAGACCTTCCTGATCGGCACCCGCGCCGCCGCCTCGGACAACAAGGACCTGGAGACCTACTCCGAGCAGTCCCCGCTCGGCGCCGCCATCCTGGGCGCCAGCGAGGGCGAGACCCGCGAGTACACCGCCCCGAACGGCCGGACCATCTCCGTGACCATCGAGTCGGCCGCCCCCTACGACTCCATCAAGGCCGCCACCCCGCGCCAGAGCTAA
- a CDS encoding DUF4307 domain-containing protein, giving the protein MSDSTQINRPAERYGAARRPVDKSNRRTGRAVILAVLFVAIVTVVLFAQFISQRQDADVTASMTNFERVEDDTLAMSIDVTRDDVDKPSYCIVTALNYDKAEVGRRDVVIPAGGPETQRIDVEITTRDLPVSGSVYGCSTNMPAFLGH; this is encoded by the coding sequence GTGTCCGATTCGACCCAGATCAACCGCCCCGCCGAGCGCTACGGGGCCGCGCGCCGACCCGTCGACAAGTCCAACCGGAGGACCGGCCGGGCGGTCATCCTCGCCGTCCTCTTCGTCGCGATCGTCACCGTCGTCCTCTTCGCCCAGTTCATCTCGCAGCGCCAGGACGCCGACGTCACCGCCTCGATGACGAACTTCGAGCGCGTCGAGGACGACACGTTGGCCATGAGCATCGACGTCACCCGCGACGACGTCGACAAGCCCTCCTACTGCATCGTCACCGCGCTCAACTACGACAAGGCCGAGGTCGGCCGCCGCGACGTCGTCATCCCCGCCGGCGGCCCGGAGACGCAGCGCATCGACGTCGAGATCACCACCCGCGACCTGCCGGTGTCCGGCAGCGTCTACGGTTGTTCGACGAACATGCCCGCCTTCCTGGGGCACTAG
- the coaA gene encoding type I pantothenate kinase — MSRSNVISPYLDFDREQWRKLRRAMPQVLTEEEVASLRGIGENIDLREVAEVYLPLSRLIHLQVAARQRLTAATDEFLGAEAQHVPFIIGVAGSVAVGKSTTARLLQVLLQRWDSHPRVDLVTTDGFLWPAAELRRRRMMNRKGFPESYDRRALLRFVTDVKSGMPAVEAPVYSHRLYDRVPDQVQTVRRPDILILEGLNVLQTGPTLMVSDLFDFSVYVDAPTATIEEWYIRRFLALRSTEFTKPGAHFRHFAGLPDAEAVSEAREIWQSINLPNLVENILPTRVRASLVLRKGDDHQVTRVRLRKL; from the coding sequence ATGTCGCGCAGCAACGTCATCAGTCCCTACCTGGACTTCGACCGGGAACAGTGGCGGAAGCTGCGTCGCGCGATGCCGCAGGTGCTCACCGAGGAGGAGGTCGCCTCCCTGCGCGGCATCGGCGAGAACATCGACCTGCGCGAGGTCGCCGAGGTCTACCTGCCGCTGAGCCGTCTGATCCACCTGCAGGTCGCCGCCCGCCAGCGGCTGACCGCCGCCACCGACGAGTTCCTCGGCGCCGAGGCCCAGCACGTGCCCTTCATCATCGGGGTCGCCGGCTCCGTGGCCGTGGGCAAGTCGACCACCGCCCGCCTGCTGCAGGTCCTGCTGCAGCGCTGGGACTCCCACCCGCGGGTGGACCTGGTGACCACCGACGGCTTCCTGTGGCCCGCCGCGGAGCTGCGCCGGCGCCGGATGATGAACCGCAAGGGCTTCCCCGAGTCCTACGACCGACGCGCGCTCCTGCGCTTCGTCACCGACGTCAAGTCCGGCATGCCCGCCGTCGAGGCGCCCGTCTACTCCCACCGCCTCTACGACCGGGTGCCCGACCAGGTGCAGACGGTGCGCCGCCCGGACATCCTCATCCTCGAGGGCCTCAACGTGCTGCAGACGGGCCCGACGCTGATGGTCTCCGACCTCTTCGACTTCTCCGTCTACGTCGACGCGCCCACGGCCACCATCGAGGAGTGGTACATCAGACGCTTCCTCGCGCTGCGCTCCACCGAGTTCACCAAGCCCGGCGCGCACTTCCGCCACTTCGCCGGCCTGCCCGACGCCGAGGCCGTCTCCGAGGCCCGCGAGATCTGGCAGTCGATCAACCTGCCCAACCTGGTCGAGAACATCCTGCCGACCCGGGTGCGCGCCTCCCTGGTGCTGCGCAAGGGCGACGACCACCAGGTCACCCGGGTGCGCCTGCGCAAGCTCTGA